A section of the Balearica regulorum gibbericeps isolate bBalReg1 chromosome W, bBalReg1.pri, whole genome shotgun sequence genome encodes:
- the LOC142599349 gene encoding LOW QUALITY PROTEIN: uncharacterized protein LOC142599349 (The sequence of the model RefSeq protein was modified relative to this genomic sequence to represent the inferred CDS: inserted 1 base in 1 codon; substituted 1 base at 1 genomic stop codon), translated as MSDDRTVPSGREVLFDFLEKHEAXPSVXGVDWAQGNWHNLQSVVDRMSALHKDARLRAGKGKAIICAVLGASLAAAVEVRDRCHTVESLTIEPLQSLTRSLQGQVAELKELKAEKDQVKHLQTALKEQLLADTTCEEIPPRSEIGYPFNDLQAAKERVEKLEPLSLRPLVKTEYVYDDEQDHSSQVTTKEVPYTAVELVKLKKEFGRTPKESEIEYVWRVSLSGGDQILLSEREVEGYWGPGVFLTTGNHCAPWSLTQQAAYWAGRLNPLERGDPLAIMGTVDQLVESVQKAVCLQVMYDRKLEPRQESPMMMPVDPERMTPLIRGLPDSLKPIGIQLQGKIQAMPQGDRVAAALEGLTPHRRPLDRKMWTWGEVAQELINYGCKYGPVNLSTTKTDSRGLRRAEVKIVPRPGSDRRVPLSKPPGGRDVPNKRNRLWAEGQRKGIPCDLMDGLPTDKLEKLVTRWPTKSANGEVDFEDTAPSAPPLINLSEINASQNPAGN; from the exons atgagtgATGATAGAACCGTTCCTTCGGGAAGGgaagttttgtttgattttctggagaaacaCGAAGCGTGACCCTCTG CCGGGGTAGACTGGGCTCAGGGAAATTGGCATAATTTGCAGAGCGTGGTTGACCGAATGAGCGCCTTGCACAAAGATGCGAGActaagagcaggaaaaggaaaagcgaTTATTTGTGCCGTTCTTGGTGCTAGCTTGGCTGCCGCAGTAGAGGTTCGAGATCGTTGTCATACTGTGGAGTCCCTAACTATCGAACCCCTTCAAAGCCTTACTCGGTCCCTTCAGGGGCAAGTGGCAGAATTAAAAGAACTTAAAGCGGAAAAGGATCAAGTGAAACATTTACAGACTGCCCTTAAGGAGCAGCTCCTTGCAGACACTACCTGTGAGGAAATTCCCCCAAGATCAGAAATTGGCTACCCCTTTAATgacctgcaggcagcaaaagAGAGAGTAGAGAAATTAGAGCCGCTTTCGTTGCGACCCTTGGTCAAGACTGAGTACGTTTATGATGATGAGCAGGACCACTCCTCCCAAGTTACAACCAAGGAAGTCCCCTATACCGCTGTCGAGTtggtgaaattaaaaaaggaatttggcCGAACCCCTAAGGAATCAGAAATTGAGTATGTGTGGAGAGTGTCGCTGTCTGGGGGGGACCAGATTCTGTTAAGTGAAAGAGAGGTGGAAGGGTACTGGGGACCAGGGGTGTTTTTAACTACTGGGAACCACTGTGCCCCCTGGTCTTTGACCCAACAGGCAGCCTATTGGGCGGGTAGGTTGAACCCCCTGGAGAGGGGGGACCCTCTTGCGATTATGGGGACTGTGGATCAATTAGTAGAGAGTGTGCAGAAGGCAGTTTGTCTGCAAGTGATGTATGATCGAAAGTTGGAGCCTAGACAGGAGTCCCCAATGATGATGCCAGTAGATCCCGAACGGATGACCCCCCTTATAAGGGGACTCCCCGATTCCTTGAAACCGATTGGTATAcaattacagggaaaaatacaagcGATGCCCCAAGGTGACAGAGTTGCGGCTGCTTTAGAAGGACTTACACCACACCGCCGACCCTTGGACAGGAAAATGTGGACCTGGGGGGAGGTGGCCCAAGAACTGATCAATTATGGGTGCAAGTATGGCCCCGTTAACCTTTCAACCACCAAAACAGACTCCAGGGGCTTGAGGCGAGCGGAAGTAAAAATAGTTCCACGCCCCGGGAGTGATAGGAGAGTACCTCTCTCCAAACCACCGGGAGGGAGAGATGTCCCGAACAAACGCAACAGACTGTGGGCGGAGGGACAACGGAAGGGGATCCCATGTGACTTAATGGACGGACTGCCAACagacaaattagaaaagttGGTAACAAGATGGCCCACTAAATCAGCAAATGGAGAAGTGGATTTTGAGGATactgctcccagtgctcccccCTTGAttaatttatcagaaataaatgcctcCCAAAACCCAGCGGGAAACTAG
- the LOC142599348 gene encoding LOW QUALITY PROTEIN: uncharacterized protein LOC142599348 (The sequence of the model RefSeq protein was modified relative to this genomic sequence to represent the inferred CDS: inserted 1 base in 1 codon; substituted 1 base at 1 genomic stop codon): MSDDRTVPSGREVLFDFLEKHEAXPSVXGVDWAQGNWHNLQSVVDRMSALHKDARLRAGKGKAIICAVLGASLAAAVEVRDRCHTVESLTIEPLQSLTRSLQGQVAELKELKAEKDQVKHLQTALKEQLLADTTCEEIPPRSEIGYPFNDLQAAKERVEKLEPLSLRPLVKTEYVYDDEQDHSSQVTTKEVPYTAVELVKLKKEFGRTPKESEIEYVWRVSLSGGDQILLSEREVEGYWGPGVFLTTGNHCAPWSLTQQAAYWAGRLNPLERGDPLAIMGTVDQLVESVQKAVCLQVMYDRKLEPRQESPMMMPVDPERMTPLIRGLPDSLKPIGIQLQGKIQAMPQGDRVAAALEGLTPHRRPLDRKMWTWGEVAQELINYGCKYGPVNLSTTKTDSRGLRRAEVKIVPRPGSDRRVPLSKPPGGRDVPNKRNRLWAEGQRKGIPCDLMDGLPTDKLEKLVTRWPTKSANGEVDFEDTAPSAPPLINLSEINASQNPAGN; the protein is encoded by the exons atgagtgATGATAGAACCGTTCCTTCGGGAAGGgaagttttgtttgattttctggagaaacaCGAAGCGTGACCCTCTG CCGGGGTAGACTGGGCTCAGGGAAATTGGCATAATTTGCAGAGCGTGGTTGACCGAATGAGCGCCTTGCACAAAGATGCGAGActaagagcaggaaaaggaaaagcgaTTATTTGTGCCGTTCTTGGTGCTAGCTTGGCTGCCGCAGTAGAGGTTCGAGATCGTTGTCATACTGTGGAGTCCCTAACTATCGAACCCCTTCAAAGCCTTACTCGGTCCCTTCAGGGGCAAGTGGCAGAATTAAAAGAACTTAAAGCGGAAAAGGATCAAGTGAAACATTTACAGACTGCCCTTAAGGAGCAGCTCCTTGCAGACACTACCTGTGAGGAAATTCCCCCAAGATCAGAAATTGGCTACCCCTTTAATgacctgcaggcagcaaaagAGAGAGTAGAGAAATTAGAGCCGCTTTCGCTGCGACCCTTGGTCAAGACTGAGTACGTTTATGATGATGAGCAGGACCACTCCTCCCAAGTTACAACCAAGGAAGTCCCCTATACCGCTGTCGAGTtggtgaaattaaaaaaggaatttggcCGAACCCCTAAGGAATCAGAAATTGAGTATGTGTGGAGAGTGTCGCTGTCTGGGGGGGACCAGATTCTGTTAAGTGAAAGAGAGGTGGAAGGGTACTGGGGACCAGGGGTGTTTTTAACTACTGGGAACCACTGTGCCCCCTGGTCTTTGACCCAACAGGCAGCCTATTGGGCGGGTAGGTTGAACCCCCTGGAGAGGGGGGACCCTCTTGCGATTATGGGGACTGTGGATCAATTAGTAGAGAGTGTGCAGAAGGCAGTTTGTCTGCAAGTGATGTATGATCGAAAGTTGGAGCCTAGACAGGAGTCCCCAATGATGATGCCAGTAGATCCCGAACGGATGACCCCCCTTATAAGGGGACTCCCCGATTCCTTGAAACCGATTGGTATAcaattacagggaaaaatacaagcGATGCCCCAAGGTGACAGAGTTGCGGCTGCTTTAGAAGGACTTACACCACACCGCCGACCCTTGGACAGGAAAATGTGGACCTGGGGGGAGGTGGCCCAAGAACTGATCAATTATGGGTGCAAGTATGGCCCCGTTAACCTTTCAACCACCAAAACAGACTCCAGGGGCTTGAGGCGAGCGGAAGTAAAAATAGTTCCACGCCCCGGGAGTGATAGGAGAGTACCTCTCTCCAAACCACCGGGAGGGAGAGATGTCCCGAACAAACGCAACAGACTGTGGGCGGAGGGACAACGGAAGGGGATCCCATGTGACTTAATGGACGGACTGCCAACagacaaattagaaaagttGGTAACAAGATGGCCCACTAAATCAGCAAATGGAGAAGTGGATTTTGAGGATactgctcccagtgctcccccCTTGAttaatttatcagaaataaatgcctcCCAAAACCCAGCGGGAAACTAG